tgtAGACAAACAAAATCTGCGGTTGGTCAGAATCACTAGCAGGTGCGTCCAATGTTTTCTCATTTTGAGACttgcaatcaaacataattgatCATGTGAAAATTTTCACTTACATGCGTTAGCTATTTAAAGTAGTTATAAAAAGGATCATTCTGTTGAGCATTTGACATAGGATGCATGTCTGGTTTGTCACATCTCAAACCTTGTAGATCCAAAGAAAACgtaatttgattgtcaaaaCTCCCAACATGCAATATCTTAATAAAGAAATTAGAATGAAACATATCCGGaaaactcaaaaaatttaaaagatttaaaaactTCTTATGCATCAAGACATCCTACGCCAGTGTTTTCCCTGCTAGAATAATCAGCTACCATATCTGTTTGATGTTAATTGGGTGTTTCCCTTTGTATTTTCTATGAAGGCCAGAAAGGTAATTGAAAACTTTGATGAATGAATGCATGGTAGGACCTAGCTAGGAAAAAGTTTTCCCCTGCCTCCATTACCTATACAGGCATTCAAGCTGCTGAATCTGCCAGGGGAACTCCTGCAACGGCCAGATTCCGATTCTTCTCTTCCACTTGGAGTAACCGGTGTTCCGACACCAAATTTGTCTTCATCTGGAAGGCCTGCATTTAAGATACTAATTCAGGTATCCATGTGTTATGATGCCAAGTAAACACTAACCCACAATGTTGATGCATATGCAAATTGCTAAAGCTGATAACATATTTGTCAGGCATACAGAGATAGAGCAGCCGCTTCAATATGTTCATGGGATAACCGCTCTTGAAAGCAGATGGCATGTTAGCCAGCAGCTGAAGACATGTCATGCCATTCTCGTCCACCCAGTCTCCAAGCATATCCTCCCATTCTAGCACCTTCAGAGCTGTATCtgtaattgagagagagagagagagagagagagagagagagagagagagaagtctgAGTTAAAATTGATCTGCttgaaaatgaaagagagacAAAGTACTCTACCAAAGCATCCGCTGAGGACAGCCATATGAAGAATGGTCATGCCGTCATTCCGCCTGCGGTGAAAACTCTTGTAGTCGTCCCCAACTTTTTTGGCTAAAAACTCAACCATTTCTGTCCTACCAAATGCAGCTGCCCTAAACAAAGGAGTTTCGCCAATGCGATTGTTTATATCAACTGCCCGTTGGTCACCAGATTCACGAGTTTCTTTTTCGTCATACATAATTAGGAGTTTTGCCATTTTAACATTTCCATAAGCAGCCGCCTCGTGAAGTGCTGTGTTTCCCGTTAAATTTGGAAATCTAAGTGCTTCTGCATTAATCTCTAGCAAATCCTTGAGCAGCTCCACGTTTCTGCTGTGCACAGCAATATGAAACACAGAGTCCTGAGTGACGGTCGACAGAGGAAAACCAAAGCATTCATAATTATTCTCGTAGAAATCTTGCATCTTCTTCCATTCTTTCTGGATGGCTGCCCGATAAGGCTTCGTCATTCTCGCCACACTCCCCatccgtgtgtgtgtgtgtgtgtgtgatagcAATCAAGCTCTGTTCCATAGACCGCGCAGCACCATTTTGAAGGAAGTTACCGGTACCTACTTTGCTTCGTTGCGTAACTAAGCAACAAAGGTAAGCAATATAACTataaagaaaaagttttatGCTTCATgcatcttcttttccttttccaccTTTTACCAACCATTGTTCATCGAAATAAAATGTAGTTCCAAGCTTCCTGAATCTCATTGTACTCCTCACGCTCACCACAAAAACACCATAACTGATGTCCATCACCTTTTACTGTCCCCAACAACCATAATCCAAGTTTAATGTTCCACCGAATCTGAGGTGGTAGTGGGGTGGAATTCTGATGTCTGAGATTCAAAGGTAATTGGACATTTACCCAATGGACTCGTATCGATCGGTAACTACTAGTATTTTTCAAGATTTCAAAGCAATGGAATCTCATCAAGTGAAAATTACGCCTAATAAATGAAGATCGACAAAAATCTTTTGTCAGCAGGGTGTGTCCGTGAAGTCTAATTACCAGAGATTGAAAAACAATAATTACATTCTAGATctactttttccttctttataaACAACACCAAATTACAGACCAGTTTCTTTTAGAATCGTCACCATAGGTTTTCATAACATAAGAGTGTCTTTGGCTATGCGTAAAGCTAATAAGAtttaagaaaaagaatatttaacTTTGCTCAGGGCGTCAAAAGGGAGCTTCCTTCCTTGATGAGCACAAACACACTCCCAGCGTCTCCCCTTGAAATTCTAAGTTCTTCATCAAGGTATGTAGTAAGTAACCATGATTCAGCATTTCTGTTTGGTATGGAGAACTTTACTGGTGGTTGGCTGGAAATGGTCTTCACAACCGAAGAAGCTGTCTCTTGAACAGGGGTGATTAGGCTCTTAAGGGGTGCGAGGTCAATCTTTTGTCCCAAAAACTCCACATTTTCTGGTATCTCTATCGAGTCCGTTAATTGAGGAGTCCCAATGATCCCTTCTTCAAACTTGatctgaaaagaaaagaaaaaaaaaaaaaggaattaacAGGCTAATTTAAAGCAGAATCCAAGACCCAAAAGTTCCCTAATATATAGAACTTAGTTGACGCCTGGGTTTGgtcttcatttattattttgtatccCCCAAGTGTCCAATTTGTAACTACAGTTTTCCCCCGCCACAAGTGagggctatcaataaaattggagtaccgtcctcttcttttaaaaaaaataaaaatagttgtGTTGTTTGGACAAATTCTAGGAAGAGAACATGCTCAAACAGAATCCCTGATCACAGAAGGTATTGGGAACATAAATACATAGCAAAATGATATCGTTCTCCGTTCTTTGGTTCTTCATTAAAACTATATGTTCAAGAAAGGACCCATGGCTTTAGATTTCAGTACTTGTGGGCTTAATTAATGATTGACGATCAAAGATAAAGTATAGGATAGGAAAAAATAACCAGCACACGCTTTGGACTTTGGACGTCAAATTTAGCATTGGTACTGAACGAAGTTGTAGCCAAGGGCCCAGCAAGCTGGACAGAATTCTGGACGGTGAAGTTTTCTGAGTCGATTGTCTGTGATATTTCTTCTACCTTTACCAAAGGCAGTGTACCCCTTGCCAGCAAAGGGAACAAACCTGCAAAAGATGTGTACCTGCTCCAAGCATAAAATTCAAAGTCACCATCTAATGAGTTAACGGAGGACATGAATTTTACCCTGATATAGTCAGCTTTTAAACCCTCtctaatttaaaaatagataagatGGGTCTTCCATATATCCGTTATGGTTAATGTCTTAGGGACTTCTCTCCATTCTTGTACTGGGTAGGGGCTTTTGTTTGGGATGGCCTTGGTTGGCTTTTGTTTGGAATGATGTTGATGGCTTTAGGCAGTGGTTGTTGTAACGGTTTTCTCCTAAAATAAAAGGGTTTCTTCTTGCAATAAACTAccgttttatttaaaaattataaaaaggaaaaaaaaaaaaaaaaaaaaaaaaaaagcccaccCCACCCCCCGGGCGCTCCGCACCATGCAGGTCATGGCTTTTCAGCCCCGCCCCTGGGAGCCCTGGCAGCCGAGGGGCGGGGTCGAAAGGCCATCAGCCCCACCCCCCACCTAGGCCAACCCATTgggtcttaaaaaaaataaaaaattgggtttaaattataaattaaaatttatatatacaaaaagaaTTTAAACTTATTAGAGTTATATTTTGGAATGTCTTGGCCTCCTAGGCCAACCTTTATATAAGAGGTTAAGGCAATACAATAGTCATATTTAAGCAATACGGGATGGACGGAGGCAAGGTAGCAGGGTACGGCCCCCGCTACCCACCCCTACTCTCACTATTCAAATTCCCAGAACTACTCAAGCCATTTCTCAGCAATTAGATGCTAATAGAATAATTAACAACTGCATACAAATCAATTTCTATAAGCATTTTTGAACTATTCATTTACGATTTATAATCACTCTACATACAGTATCAGATCTAGAGGCCACCATGCTAACCTTACATAACAAgaattggtttttctttcttttccctttttgggTTAGAACAACTGGATGAAACTAGTTAAGAGGAGAAAATTCACAACTTGAAAGTAAATATGCACAATTCTTAGATCGATCATTTTGATGCTGGTTAAAAAATTGGTACCCACCCAAATACAAATACTGAGGTTTTACCTTCGGTCGACTACTCAATTCTATGATTATGTCCAAGGCCCAAATACAAACGTGATCACGGCAAAG
This sequence is a window from Carya illinoinensis cultivar Pawnee chromosome 9, C.illinoinensisPawnee_v1, whole genome shotgun sequence. Protein-coding genes within it:
- the LOC122275931 gene encoding plastid-lipid-associated protein, chloroplastic-like, which gives rise to MASISHSSTFPCKTLSVTQPQTQFTSKPATFPTNSVKIVQKAVGKSWVCSRAGEVVRHRPNFRVRAVNDDEGVPEKEEGSAAPVAVAEPEEVEEAKPTEIERLKKALVDSFYGTDRGLKATSETRAEIVELITQLEANNPTPAPTEALTLLNGKWILAYTSFAGLFPLLARGTLPLVKVEEISQTIDSENFTVQNSVQLAGPLATTSFSTNAKFDVQSPKRVLIKFEEGIIGTPQLTDSIEIPENVEFLGQKIDLAPLKSLITPVQETASSVVKTISSQPPVKFSIPNRNAESWLLTTYLDEELRISRGDAGSVFVLIKEGSSLLTP